From Daphnia magna isolate NIES linkage group LG2, ASM2063170v1.1, whole genome shotgun sequence:
ATGAGCGTTTCGGCAAAAAAAGATCTGCCAAGATGAAACAATAGAAGATAaagagaataagaaaaagggaaagttaTTTGGGAGAGTTTGCGTCGTCAACTTGGAAAAGCAACGGAAAAAGTAGGAGGGTTAGAGCCGCAAGGAAACACCCATATTTTTGTGCACGTGCATTTGATCAACAAATCACGTGATTGTTCGAATTTGAATGCAAGACTAACTAAAGTCTAGGTCAAGAGTAGGTTGTGCATTTTACATGCCAGTTGTATAAATAAAGGGATGAACAATGCAAAAGGTATCAGTTACTTTCAGCTAACCGACTTCATACTACCATGAAACTGGTGAGTTGTATGTGGTAGTACCATTGTCAGTCAGATCACTTCAATTCAATAAGAAAATTAAGAAACAAATTATTAATTTACTTAATCCATTTCGATATCCAGTTTATCATTGCCGCTGTTTTGGCCGTTGCTGCCGCCGCTCCTTCCAGTTACAAAACGGAGGAGAAGAAATACGAAAAGGACTACAAATACCCAGAGATCGTCGTCACCGGCCAATCTGATGAGCGCAATCTCGATGGAAGCAGCCAATGGAAGTAAGTGTCGCCTCCAATCAATCTAGTCGTTCATTCATCCGGAGAAACAAGGATTTTGCTAAACCAACATTTCATTTCTTGATGCAGCTACGCCCAATCCGACTACGCTACCCGTGCCGAATCCCAGGCCCAGAAGAAATTCGTCGTCACCAAAGTCGATGATTACGGCAAAGAAACCAAAGAGGAAGTCTACGGTAACACCAACCAGGGATCTTCTTACTGGGTTTCACCTGAAGGcgagaaattcactttgacctgggCCGCTGATGATGCTGGATTCCAGCCCGCTGGTGCccacttgcccgtcgctccTGTCCATGTCTACGAGCTCCCAGTTGCTCCCGTCCATGAATACGAACTCCCTGTTGCCcccgtccacgaatacgaaCTTCCAGTTGCCCCTGTCCACATTCCATTCAACGGAAAGGGCTACAAAATctattaaattattatttcttgAATGAAGCACTTATCCACATTTTCAATACTATCCCATTGAATATGTTGGTGTAAATATACATAAAGAACATCCGAGTTGACGAAGCATTTAGCCACTTTTTTGTGAAAAGACATAGGCTCCACGTATTTTTATCTCAAAGCATTAATCAGCAAGCTGCGTTGAATTAAAGTCAACTATAAGGCAGAAAGAATATCTGCAAAATCTCCTTTTACATATAGTTCAGTATAAGACTGTGAGTTACTCTTGACCCTTGTGGTTTTCTTATTCCATAGTATGAAATGCTAGACATCAACTAGTCTGGAACTTAAGATACGTAACGTTTTATAAGAGAATTCGAGTGGCAAACACACTCCATTCCAAGTGCATTGTTCCAACATGATTTGAAAAGCGAAAATTATACGGTTACGTTGGTAATCTTCCATATTTAAAGAGACAATTTCCATAAAGTGATGTGTAAAGTCTGTGACAGAAAAATAGCCTTGTAAAAGAACCTTCTTACAATAAGCAATTAGCCTCTGACCCTTCCGTTGGAATTTGCAAAGGATTTCAAATCAAACAGTACGAATTTTTTATTACATAATTTTCTCATTGCGAATAGTTAAAGGTTTCTCACCTTTAAGATGAGTTATTTAATCAATACGCAAAACATTActgaattttctttattcataTGAAAGTTATGAAAAAACTATGCAGGGTGGGGGCTATAGAATACCGACAATCAATCCTTGAGACTGGATAACTAAGAGTCAGCAAACGAGTGGTACAACATGCGGAAGAACTAGTAACATTCATCAATATTAAGAAATTCACGTGTTAGATAGGGCGGGAAAAGTGAATGGTTCGTTCGCACACACAACACCAAATGAAACTAAAATATTCAAGAATTAGGTCACGGTCCGATTGCAAGGAAGTTACCACACGGGTGTATACACAGATACGATGCACGCCCTTCACTTACTATAAAAGCACAGCGATACTTGAGAAAAAGTATCAGTTGTTCCAACAAATCAACCGACTTCAACATGAAACTGGTAAGAAGTCGACCATTGCaggatttcatttttaatactTTAGCAGATAAATACAAATTTAAGTTGACTAAATTCGTACTTCAATTGCAGTTTATCATCGCCGCTGTCTTGGCTGTTGCCGTTGCTGCTCCTTCCAGCTACAAAACGGAGGAGAAGAAATACGAAAAGGACTACAAATACCCAGAGATCGTCgtcaccagccaatctgatgAGCGCAATCTTGACGGAAGCAGCCAATGGAAGTAAGTGTCGCCTCTAATCGTTAATCCCTTATTTTCCCGGAGACGCAAGAAGTTTGCtaaacaaaattttcatttcctgATGCAGCTACGCCCAATCCGACTACGCTACCCGCGCCGAATCCCAGGCCCAGAAGAAATTCGTCGTCACCAAAGTCGATGATTACGGCAAAGAAACCAAAGAGGAAGTCTACGGTAACACCAACCAGGGATCTTCTTACTGGGTTTCACCTGAAGGcgagaaattcactttgacctgggTTGCTGATGATgctggattccagcccaagggtgaccacttgcccgtcgctcccgtccacgTCTACGAGCTCCCAGTTGCTCCAGTCCATGAATACGAACTCCCAGTCGCtcccgtccacgaatacgaaCTCCCCGTTGCCCCAGCTCTCCCATACTCCCGCACCGGACCCGGCTATTAAATTATTAAGTAATTGTTTGTTCCTCAATGTATTCTATGTGATATTATAGAATACTTTTGTAcaataaaaagcaaaatatCGACCAatattttccttccttttctaTTCACTATAAGAACGAATGAGAATCGTTACGGATTCATAGGTtaaacaaaagacaaagaagTGAATTCACCCATGATTGATTTCTGGGATCACTTTCTTTTCAagcaattattattttctcttccttttctaAATTTTCCAATAAAAACGTACTTAAAATACGAGAAATAGGGTTTTAATTATCGCTACGAAACGCAACCTCACAAGAAGAATCGATTTTGTGGGGAATTTTAACGCACTTCAAAAGCTAACAGCATAGCGCTTGAATGCAAAGATATCAATAGCCATCTTCCATGGTGCAACACAGCATATGAGCGAGGGATGTGCGAGAAATTTTGCTAATGATTGTTCTTTTTCAATACTCATGGGTCATTGGCCACTTCTTTAACGAGGCAAATTTGATCCATTTAAAAACGTGTAAACATAACACCGAAAATTAGATAGTTCAAAAATCGTTACGCAAAGTCGGTCTAGGTAGTATCTTTACTTTACAATAGacacaagataaaaaaaacaaacaaaaaaactagtGAAGTTTTcactggaaaaagaaaattagacTGCTCTATTGTTAATGCTATAGTGATACGTGATTTATCAAAGGCCATGGCCTGGTAAGAAATCAATTACGGAAAAGAGTGAAATGGCAAGTACCACCACAGTAGGAAACTAGGCCAAACAAAGCACATAAGCAAATAAGGGCCCTTTCACGGGGCTATATAAACTCAAACACAGTCGACGTTAAGACATCAGTTGTCAATTCCAACAACCAACGTCAACATGAAGCTGGTAAACAGCAATTCCCACCCCCTCAATCAAATTCATTAAATGAAAACATTCTGAATTCTATTTTCAGTTTATCATCGTCGCTGTTTTGGCCGTTGCTGCCGCCGCTCCTTCGGGATACAAAACCGAGGAGGAGAAATACGGAAAGGACTACAAATACCCGGAGATCACTGTCGTCGGCCAATCCGACGAGcgcaacctcgatggcagcagcaaGTGGAAGTAAGACTCGATTTTTTGGAATAATTTTATGCGTTAAAAAAATCCTAATTCGGATGATCCGTTCCAATCATTAGCTACGCTCTGTCTGATGGCACCACCCGTGAAGAAGCCCAAGAGCAGAAGAAGTTCACCGTCACCAAAGTCGATGACTACGGCAAAGAAACCAAAGAGGAAGTCTACGGaaacaccaacaaaggatcTTCCTACTGGGTTTCTGCTTCGGGAGAGAAAATTACATTGACCTGGACCGCCGATGATgctggattccagcccaagggtgaccacttgcccGTTGCTCCCGTCCACGTCTACGAGCTTCCAGTCGCCCCTGTTCACGAATACGTTCTGCCCGTTGCTCCCGTGCACGAATACGAACTTCCAGTTGCTCCCGTCCACATCCCCTTCAACGGAAAAGGCCACAAAATCTTTTAAATTATCCGACTATAAGCCTCTAAATTAAACCCAATGTATTCTTCGTCCAAGATGTCGAATGCGTTACTGTAAATACACCCAACGAACATTCAATTTTACTGTGGGAATTTCTGTACAACGAGTCGTTGCTCAGCGTGTTAAACAGCAATGTTGGTCAAGCCATTCGTCCCTATGTCTACGACAAGCCTGATGGGCTCAGCCACTTGGCAATATGCCAAGCTTTCAGGGCGAGGCTCGATTGTAAAAGTAGCAATTTTTTTCCCGAAGGCGTAACGGCCCTTGTTTTTAAGCTcgttgaaaacaaaagtaaatTCATTCCGGAAGCCTTGCTTAAAATAAGAGCCCATTAAAAAGCTACATTTTCCCAATTTTCTATCTAAATCTACCGTTTCACGGCGTTAAATTACAGAGAAATTTGATGCACCAGACGCGATAGTctggaagaaaacaaaaatagcttGCGGAAAAAGAGTGAAACGCAAGATACTGTCATGCAAAAAACTAGGTCAGTTGGCACAGTCGTTCGGCAATTGGATTCTACTTTCCTTTCACCAACTATATGAACTCGTCTGCAACTAGCCGTAAACTTCAGTTCTCTAACTCATCATCCAGAGTCGACATGAAGCTGGTAAGTAACTATATGTCTGGATGTTACtgcatttaaaaagaaagttgTCTGCAAGTTTCATTCTAACGACATTTCTCAGTTTCTTATTTTGCTTCTCTTGGCCGTTGCTGCCGCCGCTCCGTCCAGCAGTAAGACGGAGGAGAAGGACATCAAAACCGCCGAGGTCACCATCGTGAGCCAATCCGATGTTCGTCACGTTAACGGCACAAACGAATGGAAGTAATCGCATGGCTTTAGCTTTTCTTAAAATGACTTGGGCCACTGTCTAATTACAATTCCGTTCTTGTTGATGGTCTCAATAGCTACGCTCTATCGGACGGCACTTCCCGCTTCCAGATGTGGTTCCCGAAACCCAGTAGCAAACCAAGCAGAAGGTAGTGATTGTCTAGAATAACTCTCCCAAGACATCACATGCGTGATGAAAATCGTTGATGCCCTTAATGCACTTGAAAAAACGAACCAAGCCAGAGAAATCGAATCCCTGCCCAAACGAGAAGGCCATCTGCGTCTTTCTTATCGTTTCGTTTAACTATTTAACGTGTCTAGCCTATAAAATGACGCAACTTCTTTATTATgcaaacaaatacaaaaagcTTTCACTATTGTTGAAATGTGCATTTAAATTAGTGGCAGGTCTATGAAATGATTCAAACCTATGAACCATTGACATATTAACGTCGACTGATCACGCTGTCGTTTAATGCAACATTTCACAGCACGATCAAAGCAAAGCCAActgaaaaaagtaaaactgAATATGCCTTTGCTAGATTCACACCCCATTTTCGGAGAAATACTCAAGGATTCCTTAAATACAAGATGTTTGAAAGACACGGTGATTGTAATTCAACCTTCATGGCATCAACAAAAAAGATCTCCCCACCCCACAAAGGAAAACAAAcgagaaataaaataaataagggAAAAGCATGTGATTGTCTTTTTCCAAGTAATTTCAAATTGTTATGAGTACCATAATTGTAGTCTACTCATGTCGCAATCAAGAATGTGATATATATGGCGCTAAAGGTTCGTCTCTGAAAGTATTATGGAATAACGATTACAAAAAGCAAGACAATCATTCAAAAATGTTGTAACAAGAAGattatttggaaaatttttcatttctccccttttttacATGAATTTAATACAACGTTGCGCGTTGTATCCTCCAACATGTCAAATTCATGGAATAACAGAAATGGATTTCAGTCAAGAACTTGAGTGacgaaattgaattatagGACACCAAAACTATTTCCTAACTCATTCTAAGAATCTTTTCCAAATTCGGATTGGACATTCGTCAAACATAGAGTACCCCAAAAAGAGAATGGATCAGTCAAATATACTAGTCGATTGGAAAACTATCATGTGATCTGTTCTATGCAATTGGGTCAGCCGACAGTGGCCTATACAGCCCTTCACCAACTATAAAAGCAACGACTTGGAAGAGAAACAGTATCAGTTGTTTCACACAATCGAATTCAACATGAAGCTGGTAAGGAAATCaaacgaaacattttttttttccagcaaTACCTTTCAACACCACTCAGATTAACTATAGAGCACTGTACTATTTTCTTTCAGTTTATCATCGCCGCTGTCTTGGCCGTTGCTGCCGCCGCTCCTTCCAGCTACAAGACGGAGGAGAAGAAATACGAAAAGGACTACAAATACCCAGAGATCGTCGTCACCGGCCAATCTGATGAGCGCAATCTCGATGGAAGCAGCCAATGGAAGTAAGTTTAACTTCTAACCATCTAGTCGTTCATTCATCCGGAGAAACAAGGATTTTTCTAAACCAAATTCCTTTTCCGGATGCAGCTACGCCCAATCCGACTACGCTACCCGTGCCGAATCCCAGGCCCAGAAGAAATTCGTCGTCACCAAAGTCGATGACTACGGCAAAGAAACCAAAGAGGAAGTCTACGGTAACACCAACCAGGGATCTTCCTACTGGGTTTCACCTGAAGGcgagaaattcactttgacctgggCCGCTGATGATGCTGGATTCCAGCCCGCTGGTGCccacttgcccgtcgctcccgtccatGTCTACGAGCTCCCAGTTGCTCCCGTTCATGAATACGAACTCcccgtcgctcccgtccacgaatacgaaCTCCCCGTTGCCCCAGTCCACATTCCCTTCAACGGAAAGGGCTACAAAATCTATTAAATTATAATACTTTGACCGAATATGAACTGTATCCATCTGTATTCGATGAATTGCCATTGAACAAGGTGgtgtaaatataaaatatCACACTTCAAAAAAGTCGTTTTACTTTTCTATGCTCTCCAATCATTCGAACACGGAGAGATGTACACATTACATTAATTCAATACCTCTCAATTATGACCTAACGGAATAAATTTAAGGAAGAATGCTATTATTAAAGGATCAAACTCAACATCCCATGTAAAATTAAATCTCTTTTCATTTACTAGTTGCAGTAATGAGTCAAATAGACACGGATAATATTGAATTAAGACACATCAATAGGATATAATTTTATGATTCAGCAACATTGGGTGGAGGATTGTTTCTGCTGGGATGAACTAAttcaaaagaaatggaaagtAATCTCAATTTTGACGGAAAATTGGTGTGCAATGTCCCAATTGTTATACGTTATCAAAACGGGTTGAATCAAATGGAACGGGCCGTATAAGTCTATTACTGGAAAAGTGAACCCAATTAAATAGCATTAGAACTTAGCGTCCCTAACTTTACATAATTTTGCAACCATACGGGCGTGGACCATTCATTCCGATCATTAAAGGAACCGGATTGGGACCAGCAACTTAAATTGCTTTTAGAACAGGATCACTCCAATATCTATATACAGACCTTTGTTTAGAAACAATGTGTCAAACTACTATATAACATCATAGTAAACGGATAACGAGTTTGAGAAAATTCCCACGTATATTGCAAAACTGTGTCTTTCACAATTGTGTCTCGTCATCTCGAAAGAAATAGAATAATTGACATTTATCTATTATAGCCCGTAACTATTTAGAAACCCTGATAGACACAAATCACAGGAGTGCACGAATACGCGTATAAAGGCATATGCAAACAAGGGTTTAAGAAAGAGAGAGTGTCTTCCATAGTATGGCACCGTTAAGAAACACGTTCTTATACGTGACAACTAGGTCACACCCATCCTTGTTTTTGCATTCCCCAAGCCAGGTATATAAGTGCACGCGTAGGAGAAGGATAGCATCAGTTGATCAACACAATCAAACAAACTCAACATGAAGCTGGTACGCAATAAACAAAAGGATTCTTTTTGGCTCCGAAATcctttaaaacaattaaaattgtaAGACATTTTTCAActaaaggtttttttttaacagttcATTATTGCCGCTGTCTTGGCCGTTGCTGCCGCCGCTCCTTCCAGTTACAAAACGGAGGAGAAGAAATACGAAAAGGACTACAAATACCCAGAGATCGTCGTCACCGGCCAATCTGATGAGCGCAATCTCGATGGAAGCAGCCAATGGAAGTAAGTGTCGCCTCTAATCGTTAATCCCTTCTTTTCCCGGTGAAGCAAAGAGTTTGCTCaacaaaattttcatttcttggtgCAGCTACGCCCAATCCGACTACGCTACCCGCGCCGAATCCCAGGCCCAGAAGAAATTTGTCGTCACCAAAGTCGATGATTACGGCAAAGAAACCAAAGAGGAAGTCTATGGAAACACCAACCAGGGATCTTCTTACTGGGTTTCACCTGAAGGcgagaaattcactttgacctgggccgctgatgatgctggattccagcccaagggtgaccacttgcccgtcgctcccgtccacgTCTACGAGCTCCCAGTTGCCCCCGTTCATGAATACGAACTCcccgtcgctcccgtccacgaatacgaaCTCCCCGTTGCCCCAGTCCACATTCCCTTCAACGGAAAGGGCTACAAGATTTATTAAATCAGCAACGTTTAATTAATGCCACGGGTTTTTCGATTATGACGTCTTCTATCTACATTATTTATCTACTTCTTGTAAATAATACAATGCAAACAGCCTAAATTTCGGTATTCATCTTGGTTACTATGGGTTCAAAAACATTAAGAGAACACTGATTCAATTTTCAACAAACGAGGGTTGAATGATCGGAAAATATATCAACATGTTTGAGCACAAATTGACTGGCAATGTCACGACAAACTACGGCCTTCACGACTTCAATTGTTGGGTAGACAGAATGGCTTAAATCAAAACGTCCTCCGTCACGACAACAAATAATTTATACTAACGTTTCCCCGTTAACGAATGTAGGTCTAGGTCTAGATTATGATAAGTACGACCGACTATGTGAAAACTGTAGGACAACAAGTGGCGTCTATGGGCTTGTTGAGCAGGAttcacaaaaaacaaatgcgtGTACCTGTTTACCTCTAATGGAAAACCAGAGCCAATTGTATCACTTTTGCAATGCGGTGGGTTTTTCGCAAGGTCGACGTCTCGGACTAATCTATTCAACAGTTGAAAGTAGAgtcaataaaaacaaaagctgACTCCTGGCTaccacaaaacaaaagtagGTCAACAAGCAAGGTTTTCACGCAAAATGGAATACTATTCAAAACGAAGGTGACAAAAGTTACTTTGAAATAAGCATTTCCGTAAATGCCAGCATTTTGAGATGAGTAACGATTTAGAAATCGGTGAATGGCACATCTCATTCTTAACTGATACATGCGCAGGGAAAAGCAAGTAGGTTAACCCAAAAAAGACGTAGTGTGACCAGAAACAGAAGATTCAATTCGATTAGGGTAGAGCGAAAGTATTTCTGTCAGTTGCCTTTCAAAAAAACATGCGAGGTTAGAAAAATTGTAGAATTCCATATGCAATCAATGTCTACGTAAGGGAACGAAAAGCATCAAAGGACGTTCTATGCACTTCCCATGGGCGAGGCTAACAACAAAA
This genomic window contains:
- the LOC116915484 gene encoding larval cuticle protein 65Ag1 is translated as MKLFIIAAVLAVAAAAPSSYKTEEKKYEKDYKYPEIVVTGQSDERNLDGSSQWNYAQSDYATRAESQAQKKFVVTKVDDYGKETKEEVYGNTNQGSSYWVSPEGEKFTLTWAADDAGFQPAGAHLPVAPVHVYELPVAPVHEYELPVAPVHEYELPVAPVHIPFNGKGYKIY
- the LOC116915489 gene encoding larval cuticle protein 65Ag1; amino-acid sequence: MKLFIIAAVLAVAVAAPSSYKTEEKKYEKDYKYPEIVVTSQSDERNLDGSSQWNYAQSDYATRAESQAQKKFVVTKVDDYGKETKEEVYGNTNQGSSYWVSPEGEKFTLTWVADDAGFQPKGDHLPVAPVHVYELPVAPVHEYELPVAPVHEYELPVAPALPYSRTGPGY
- the LOC116915486 gene encoding larval cuticle protein 65Ag1, which codes for MKLFIIVAVLAVAAAAPSGYKTEEEKYGKDYKYPEITVVGQSDERNLDGSSKWNYALSDGTTREEAQEQKKFTVTKVDDYGKETKEEVYGNTNKGSSYWVSASGEKITLTWTADDAGFQPKGDHLPVAPVHVYELPVAPVHEYVLPVAPVHEYELPVAPVHIPFNGKGHKIF
- the LOC116915541 gene encoding uncharacterized protein LOC116915541, producing MNSSATSRKLQFSNSSSRVDMKLFLILLLLAVAAAAPSSSKTEEKDIKTAEVTIVSQSDVRHVNGTNEWNYALSDGTSRFQMWFPKPSSKPSRR
- the LOC116915482 gene encoding larval cuticle protein 65Ag1 — encoded protein: MKLFIIAAVLAVAAAAPSSYKTEEKKYEKDYKYPEIVVTGQSDERNLDGSSQWNYAQSDYATRAESQAQKKFVVTKVDDYGKETKEEVYGNTNQGSSYWVSPEGEKFTLTWAADDAGFQPAGAHLPVAPVHVYELPVAPVHEYELPVAPVHEYELPVAPVHIPFNGKGYKIY
- the LOC116915483 gene encoding larval cuticle protein 65Ag1, encoding MKLFIIAAVLAVAAAAPSSYKTEEKKYEKDYKYPEIVVTGQSDERNLDGSSQWNYAQSDYATRAESQAQKKFVVTKVDDYGKETKEEVYGNTNQGSSYWVSPEGEKFTLTWAADDAGFQPKGDHLPVAPVHVYELPVAPVHEYELPVAPVHEYELPVAPVHIPFNGKGYKIY